From a region of the Leishmania donovani BPK282A1 complete genome, chromosome 24 genome:
- a CDS encoding amastin-like surface protein-like protein has protein sequence MPACLAYYTGAMCFTIIHFLAWAFAFVATPTAQFQTPGHGCYTMWGYRQFCGNVPYDLTGDAAFGCARRTSTMRCGAAFGVMASVCGFAGLVSAIVLNTQIQFPVIVPFVLAAVCIPCTMIS, from the coding sequence atGCCCGCCTGCCTCGCCTACTACACCGGCGCGATGTGCTTCACGATCATCCACTTCCTCGCGTGGGCCTTCGCCTTCGTGGCCACCCCTACCGCGCAGTTCCAGACACCCGGGCACGGCTGCTACACCATGTGGGGCTACCGCCAGTTCTGCGGCAACGTGCCGTACGACCTCACCGGGGACGCCGCCTTTGGCTGTGCGCGCCGCACCTCCACGATGCGTTGCGGTGCTGCCTTCGGCGTCATGGCGTCCGTGTGCGGCTTCGCCGGCCTCGTATCCGCCATCGTGCTCAACACACAGATTCAGTTCCCCGTCATCGTCCCCTtcgtgctcgccgccgtctgcatCCCATGCACCATGATCTCC
- a CDS encoding amastin-like surface protein-like protein, which produces MGTLRTFIGVIIAAVLQLAVFLFVIVATPISQLDVKNGSGCYTFVGYKKECSLSALSATGTAAFGCKQRRDSMSTGAAFAIISILTTLAALVFIALMLLRIPCAMFPPLLFTCLSAFTILISWACVASVYSISMCNGPFYRFVRYGPGFGLMVTAWCLQVINVVVLFMLFFG; this is translated from the coding sequence ATGGGTACCCTTCGTACGTTTATCGGTGTCATCATCGCCGCGGTTCTCCAGCTTGCTGTGTTTCTCTTTGTCATTGTCGCCACGCCAATCTCGCAGCTCGACGTTAAGAATGGTTCAGGATGTTATACCTTCGTCGGATACAAAAAGGAGTGCAGCTTATCTGCTCTTTCCGCGACAGGAACGGCTGCCTTTGGTtgcaagcagcgccgcgacagCATGAGCActggcgccgccttcgccatTATCTCCATCCTCACAACGCTTGCGGCGCTTGTGTTTATCGCTCTAATGCTGCTACGCATCCCATGCGCGAtgttccctcctctcctcttcacCTGCCTATCTGCTTTCACGATCTTGATCAGCTGGGCTTGCGTGGCCAGCGTGTACAGCATCAGCATGTGCAACGGCCCCTTCTACCGCTTCGTCCGCTACGGCCCTGGCTTTGGACTTATGGTGACGGCGTGGTGCCTTCAGGTTATCAACGTGGTAGTGCTCTTTATGCTTTTCTTCGGCTGA
- a CDS encoding amastin-like surface protein-like protein: MGLLPPFVGALLFTVIQFLVLLFVVIATPISQIDSKTSRTCYTFWGMKSDCRKVHYTAKGKGAFGNCRQRLNNMSGGAAFAIVSVFTTLAALVFGILMLIRVSCAVVFPLIFTCISIFTIFISWACVAGAYTIKMCGMKWSNYSLEYGPGFGLMITAWCLQIVNVLVLVLISFF; encoded by the coding sequence ATGGGCCTACTCCCTCCGTTTGTAGGtgccctcctcttcaccGTCATTCAGTttttggtgctgctgttcgtCGTCATCGCTACACCTATCTCCCAGATTGATTCCAAGACCAGCAGAACATGCTATACCTTCTGGGGAATGAAGTCTGACTGTCGTAAGGTACATTACACGGCAAAGGGCAAGGGTGCATTCGGCAACTGTCGCCAGCGACTCAACAACATGagtggtggcgccgcatTCGCCATTGTTTCCGTTTTCACGACGTTGGCGGCACTCGTCTTTGGCATTCTGATGCTCATACGGGTCTCCTGCGCGGTCGTCTTCCCGTTGATCTTCACCTGCATATCTATCTTCACCATCTTCATCAGCTGGGCTTGCGTGGCCGGCGCGTACACCATCAAAATGTGCGGTATGAAGTGGAGTAACTATTCCTTGGAATACGGCCCGGGCTTTGGGCTCATGATCACGGCGTGGTGTCTTCAGATTGTCAACGTGCTGGTGTTGGTGCTCATTTCCTTTTTCTAA
- a CDS encoding amastin-like surface protein-like protein: MGPSPHSSIHHPPTRTLAFAFACFTTNPTPYHAINTPCAVSLSPSLILQQHAANSHLNHYRSFHLYRTLFLPCYPPVHLYRPPPTSGFALRTPNLPIFRLDTYGHRIHTKMPACLAYYTGAMCFTIIHFLAWAFAFVATPTAQFQTPGHGCYTMWGYRQFCGNVPYDLTGDAAFGCARRTSTMRCGAAF; encoded by the coding sequence ATGGGCCCTTCTCCACACTCGTCTATCCACCACCCCCCAACCCGCACCCTCGCCTTCGCCTTTGCCTGCTTCACAACAAACCCCACGCCCTACCATGCAATCAACACTCCCTGcgccgtctccctctctccttccttgaTACTCCAACAGCACGCTGCTAACTCACACCTTAACCACTACCGCAGCTTTCACCTCTACCGCACTCTTTTTCTCCCCTGCTACCCTCCTGTTCATCTGTACCGACCTCCCCCGACAAGTGGATTCGCCTTGCGAACACCCAACCTCCCCATTTTCAGACTCGACACCTACGGCCAccgcatacacacaaagATGCCCGCCTGCCTCGCCTACTACACCGGCGCGATGTGCTTCACGATCATCCACTTCCTCGCGTGGGCCTTCGCCTTCGTGGCCACCCCTACCGCGCAGTTCCAGACACCCGGGCACGGCTGCTACACCATGTGGGGCTACCGCCAGTTCTGCGGCAACGTGCCGTACGACCTCACCGGGGACGCCGCCTTTGGCTGTGCGCGCCGCACCTCCACGATGCGTTGCGGTGCTGCCTTC